Within Telopea speciosissima isolate NSW1024214 ecotype Mountain lineage chromosome 8, Tspe_v1, whole genome shotgun sequence, the genomic segment TACCCAGGAAGGTTGAAGGAAGGGTTCTCTATTTCTTTGGCTCCTCCAGTGCGCTTGATCCTGTCCTAATGGTGCTGGTAAAATTCCTTTTATTGATATTATAAGTAAAGCAGGTTCATTTGACCCCTTAaaccattttcttttgtttagatTTGGAACTTTATAGATACTTCATCTTTGCTATTATGTAATTAACTTCTAAGAGAGCTTCTACCTCTGTGTAGACTTCAAATCACTGGGGTCATGTCAACATTAAAATTTTCTTGCTTTTGTATATTGTGCTGCCATACCTTGCTCAGCAAAGCATTGACAAGAAGAGAGCAATGAGCAATGAGCAATCCCTTATGCTCTGCCTAAACATAAGCTACAGACACTTCTGAGAAGTTTTACTTTCATCCCTTCCCACTCTTTAAATTTCAAGAACAAACAATTTAGGTAAAAAGTAAAACTGTCATATTAACATAAAACAGTTTCAAGTCATAATAATCATGGAAACCACAAGTATCTCTTAACTGACTACTGACAATTTGCAATGGAGTGCCAAACCagtacccaaaaaattaaattttggaaaaacaaagaagtacCTAAACAAGGAGGAACCTAGGAAGTTATATACACACATGAAAAGGTAGTGAAACAGAATAGCATAGACATGGCTTTGAAAGATCTTGACCATCACTTAATCAGATTGTTTGGGATCCAATATGAAAATGTagtaaagaaagggaaaaagaatgctgccccGCAGCACCTcccacaccctctcacatggggCAGTGAAATGGCCACCCTATTCCTCTCCTTGGATGCTCGTGCACGCACCCATTAGTCCCTGTGCTGGCATAAGGACCACACAGCCTAAcagacttcttttttttttattataaataggacgagtgttctctgtccaggagcaGAGGATGCGCTAACACCTtccgctctctctctcttctctggcCCTCCAATCTTATAAATATTCATTCAAATGCAAACTCATTAAAAACAGTTGCTTGAGGCAATAAAATAGGGGAGACCATGTGGTGCAATCACGGGGACCAGTAGGCAGCTGACCATAGGTCAATCCCAATCCACATGGTCATAAAACATGGGGATCAAATTATAACATTAGCAATGAGGACTTGTGttcttatttgttttctcctttttaaTAGCTGCCATGCCCTAGGCCAGCTGGGCTCACCCTGCCTTGTCATTGATATCTACTGTAAAGATGGATActgttcaaaaagaaaaaaaaaattgctccCAAAAAACTGTTAAGGCTCAGCTGTGTCAAAAATAAAGCTTCCCAAAGTATCTTGATGaacagaaaatacaaaaaaaaaaaaaaaaacagatctcTTTGAAATGAAGTAACTACAACCAATGGCTTACATGTCCTCTTATTAGCTTCCCTCTCACATAAACTCTGAAGGATTACACATTTTTTCTCAGAACTCCTTTCTTATTCATCATCTATCATATCCTATTTTGTTGAGAACTTGAAAACCATGAAATGTATGTATGTCTTCCCTGGATACACAATCTGTGAAgggaaattggggtgatttacAGAATCAGGAAACCCTTGAGTCTCCAAACAGATTGCTGCATACTTGTTATATACTGCCccatcttttccttttatattttgGACTCCATTTGCAGTGTAAAACTGCAGCCCAGGCTGATTGGTCCACAGCTCTAAAACTCTTCCTGATTTGCTATCGTGAACAATGGCCGCCTTTTTCAGACCCCCTGTAGTCTCCTTATTATCGAGCGCATAATTGATGTCATATCCTCCACTTTCGAGCTGATGAATCTTGCTTCCAATGGCAGTGGGTTCAGTTAAATCATATGGTGTCCCCTTCACTGACTCGATCTTGCCGGTGGGAATGAGTTGCTTGTCGACAGGAGTGATGTTGGAACCAAAGATCTGTATGGTGTTGGATAAGATATCACCACTGTTATGGCCACCAAGATTCCAGTAGGCGTGTTGGGCCAAATTGATAGGGGTGGCCTTATCAACAGCTTTGGCTTTCATGATCACATTTAGCTTGCTTTCTCCAAGGATCATATATGTTATACTCACCTTGACATCACCAGGAAAACCTGCAATTACATGACATAACAGTAGTGGGTAATAGTTAATTATTGAGTTCCAATCAAACAAGGATTAAAcagaacagaaacagaaaaaagacTTAACCTTGTTCTCCATCAGAACTGTGATAGGTGAATGTGATGTAAGGGGTTTTACCATCTGGTACATGCTTCATTACCTTCCAAATAACATCACTAAATCCTCTAACACCACCTTAAACAAATAATATTACATCAAACCAGTCAgtaaagaagaaccaaattgAAAATTAATAATTCTTATACCCAGCTAAGTAAtttgaggaagaaaaaaaaaaataccatgaaGAGTGTTTTTCCCTTCATTTGCAGATAGTTTATAGGTTTTTCCATCAAGGGTAAATTTGGCCCCTCCAATCCTATTAGCAACCCTTCCAACTGTGGCACCAAAGTATGTTGAATCATTCTGCAGTGGAGATTTAATCCAAGATATTTAGTTTCTATCAGAACATTTAAGTTGGAAACATTAAGGAAGGCCATGAGAAGATAGAACCCAAAATACTAAATACATCAACTGAATCTCAGGAATCCTATTacaaacccccaaaaaaatcctaactaaaaATGCCAGAAAATATATAAGCTCTGAAGAATATATTTCCCCTGAAGAATGCCATAAAGAATCTATTTTGAAGCTTTTTATGATTTCTCGcaggaaaacaaaacaaaagctgAAACTTACTACTACCCATTATCAGAAATCGATTTAACGTCAATGCAACAAATGCCCTATCATCTGGTAACCAGTAAATATAGATACAATGATACCCTAAaaacctttaccaaaaaaaaatgatacccAAGAACACTATTATAAGATCATCTCACCTTGTATGTTGAGATCTTATCGTAACCAAGAACAACATCAGCTAACTTCCCTGCATGAGGGGGAAAAATGAAAcagattagaaaaaaaaaggtgaaaaataGAATTGGGGttaacagaaaaagaagtagaGGGAGAAAGATAAGAAGATAAGCAATACCATTTTTGTCAGGTAAAATGACAGAAACAATGGTGGCCCCCCAGTTAGTGAACTTGATCGAGAAATCGCCCTTCTTAATCTCGTAAAACCCAACACTCTGCTTGTTTTTTGAATGTGCAGAAGAATCCGAAGACAAATCCTCATGGGAAGCAATGGATGATTTAATCGATGCGAAGGCAACACAAAAAAAGCAGAGAATCACAGAAATCCTACCCATAATTGGAATTTATTGGAGGAAAAatattggagaaaaaggaagaaaaggaatcGGGAGCTTGCAATGAGGCACGAGGTGCAAACGAGAATATATAAACAAACGCCACAAGGATAACAACAGTCTAAGATTAGACAGAGACAGGTGTCTTAAAAAATATCCATTAAGACATAACTGGATATAATGATATCACTTTTACGGATAATGTTGATGATGCTGCGCTGCGTCTCTCTCCTCCGCTCTTTCCCTTctctatttttagtttcttccaTCTATTCACAGGATTTTGGGGTTGGACTTGGTCAGTTGGTCTTGGTGAAAAAGAAATGGTAATCTTATATGTTATTTATAGTTCTTTTATAGTGGCATTATACATTCCTAGAAGGAGAAAGGAGTTTTGGCGCATATCAATTTGTATATGGGGTCACATTAGAGAGGAAAGTGAGGAAGTGGTGTGCccgcttttttttcttttagtattaTTGAGGGTctatgtcttgtattctatgGTTAATGCTGTAAGTTGCTTTCGAAGGGTCATTCAAAAAAAGGACGTGGTTCATGTTCTTGTACAAGTACCATCGAAGGCCCTCCAGGGCCAGTctcatggaatccactcctcctaTAGGTCCCATTGTGGATTTCATGTGACTGGCCTTAGAGGGCCTTGgatggtacttgtacaaggacatgatttGGTCTCCATTAAAAACTCGTAGGGCTTGAGGCCCGAAGGAGTTGGCCCACGTTGTTGCATATCTTCTTTTCTTCGGCCACACTAAGTTGAGGGGACCATTTGGGGGTTCAGGGCCGGCACTtacaaggaaaatttttagggttCACATGGGAGTAATTGGAAATTGTAgctttttgttttctctttaaatTGTATGAAATAGGATTTTAAGAGTTATGGGAAATTCTTTGCAAAACATAGAGGCGTAGGGAAAGAGAGCTTGTAACCATGTTCTCCATCATTAGTAAAGACTACTCTCATCTCATCATCGTCGTCGATATTTTGTCAAACCATGTATATCCTTGCATTGTAGTCATTCGATTTCACTTTGTCAAATCATGTATATCCTTGCATTGTAATCAttccatttaatttttcttttatgttatatgttttttttattgagaataaaattctatcatttcacatgttaACTTGAAAAACGAGTAAGATAATGCCAATTCTTGATTGTGACGTGGCCAAAgagtaaaatgaaaaaattattaGGAAAAATTGCCTTGATCTACgcaataggaaaaaaaaattacaaacttggtaaaaataaattatgttttacaattaCAAGGTACTaagttgaaaagatttaccaaatccccATAAGAGTAACAAAAGCTAAACgaataacctaaaatacccttagcaTCTTTCTTTTGGGGGAGAAGAAGCATCCTATTAATTAACATACgagaaagagaatgctacttgggcGCATGCAGAACATTGCCCATGCGACTAGACATAAGGGAGGGAAAAATGGCTGCCACACCTCTGAGAAATTATGCCTTTCCATGGGAGTACGACGGTGAATTCACCCGCCCAGGCAGCGCACCGCACATGCCCATGTAACATTTTTTCTCCcttaatatatacatatgcaaaaaagaacgctacttggtcaCGTGACTGCTATATCAAGACACATGAGTGCACGAAACTACCACCCTGCCTTCCATGAAAGCAAAATATTGCATCTATATTGATGAACTTGCGTGCGCTCTCactcctcccccccccacccccccccccccccaactcatGCAAACACTACACATGACAATCTCTTGTCCTATCCTACATATATACTAAAAATGTAGATTTTGAACTGATACAAAGTTGGATATTAGAGCCTAGAGGATCTAGAGCGGTACATGCACCTTCTAATAAATGTAATTTGTAAACTGTAATTGAATCCTTTTCCAAAGGcgttgggttttttttgttttttttttaaggtattCATTTAATGAGACATTTAACGGTTGGACTGCCTGGCACATATTCCGGCGCCCTCATTGAATTAAGAAAGGAAAGTCGGTGCACGTGTTTGAATTTTCTTACTTTCGTGTCTGAGTTGTTGTGGTCAGCTCCAGTTggcgagagaaagagagaatccaATTTATtcaaagtaagagagagagtgagagaggggaAAGGGTTTGCTGTCACGTTGTGTGAGAACGAAACAATGGGACCCCACACAGCGTCCAAGGGGAGAAACGGGGTAGCCATTTCATTGTCTCATGTGAGAGGACGTAGGGAGACGTAAGTTGAATCTTTATCGTATCCAATGATCTGtccctctatttttttcaatttctctcATAGGAGGGTGGAAATGAGCATTCCATCCTTTGCTCGAATATACTATCTGGGTGGGGTCCAGTCTCCTTATTAGAGAGGCAATAATTTTTTGATGTAAGTCTAGGGTGGAGAGAAACTTGGTCctatttttttctagttttatcATACTACATTTCAAAATAAATCCACtctttttaaaaagaaaaaaagtttctACAAACATAGAGTTGTTGTTGGGATATTTGGcatcaaaaaaatattaacACACGATcataataaattaaaagtatcaaagtagtaaaattattgatctcaaactcaaaaaacttGATATCCACAATCAAACCGTCCACAATGAGCTTTGTTGTTGAATGATGTTAAAATTGTGGCAAAGGCAGAATATCTCATCTCCAGTTATCTAGTGAATATAAAGAGAGGGGGTCGGACGTTATCTCATCTTGAAAGAGGTTATCTTTCAGATAACTTCACACACGATCTCCAAGGTGCCCATCAAAGATGGCGAACAATCCAAGCTCGTGATTCTTCTCCATATTCATTACTCCGCAACATGGTGGTCCTCCATGTGAGACCCTCTGTTACTCGAGGACTTGCTTCACCCTTTGTCGGtgtttgatgatgatgagtaaTTAAGGCAAGTAGCGTTCTTTGAGGATATCCAATAAACATGGAAGCATTAAAAACTCAAGGAATCTCCCCCTTGTTGGGCGGGGTTGCAGATCAAAGGCAAGGTGAGGGTGGGTGAGGGCACGGCGGTGGGAACTAGGATGGAGGGGCGAGGGTGCAGGGGTTGCAGCGGTGGGGTAGGTGAGGGTGGAGGGTTGCAGCAGTGAGGGATGGTTAGATGCGTTCTACggagaatgaagaaagaaataagaCGTGGGTTTCACTTTATGTTAATAAAAGTGAGAGGAAAAGATCGCattcggctctcctccagtAGTGGTGGGAGttagaggatccagcccagtaaaaacaggggtgtttgggtcatttcataggCAGGCCCCACTCTGAAAGGACCACAACCCCCTGTTgagctggaggagagccaagccCGAAAAAAAACCAATGACAATTTAGgagtagaataaaaaaaaaataaaaaataaaaaggaatattctcctctcaggttcccccATCTGCAAGTTCTTGTAAGCATTCCCTAGAATTGTAACACGTGGAATTAGCTgatctaacaatcacaattcaaaaccaattttttaaGTTGTTATCTAACCCTAGTTAACCAAACCCATACCCCTACCTTAACCCTGGTTTACCAAACACTTGAGATTTGTcgaagaagaggaaggtgaaGTAGTGCTCCTTGCAATTCACCAACGCCAGTACCGCTGGTCCAAGAATTGGACCGCCACTCTGCTTTTTCTAACTCATCGGAATGtgtgtagaaaacctaggacttgTAACTAGTAACTTGAGAGATacgagaagatggaagaagaattgattgtaatgtttgaattatttaattgataggtaagcccctctatttataatagaggggaaattacaatagaaaggggaactcctaatcagattaggaattcctaatcatgataggattccaagttacaataggaaaagaactagaactaacaactcaaactgaaactaagactaacaactcacagtagaattaggatttgacataattagaaactaggactctaactaggactaggaaaatagaagatacacatatcaatcaaatcactgttcacgtgaacagtgtcacatgaacaagacttcaacacttcccctcaagtggattatacaaataagtaaagaaagaagatccaaacttgaactaaaaggaaaaaaaagaactccataataatgcaaacacttcccctcaagttggcgcatacaaggtatcaatgcccaacttgaacaaaatgagaagaaactaagttgcaacagaatccagcttgacagatgaatgtagcttccaaataaaccttcaaaaacttgaaaaaatagatcttcaaaacttggacagacatgatcagcaaaccgggactgaaatgtcttccaaaaaaggcagctttcaacgatcttcaatagctatccagtgatgaatctcagattgtcatagtgacataaaatcttgaagtgaaataactagagcagcaagtagcgAAAATAAACTGAATCAGACAGTGGAAAAAAACTATATCAACCCAatcgaaagtcctcaaataggcaacaaccaaatatcttcaatattttaatacttcaatctcccccttacggcaaactcaacccaataacgaaggattcCTAATGGCAACAGTGGataa encodes:
- the LOC122670485 gene encoding galactose mutarotase-like, producing the protein MGRISVILCFFCVAFASIKSSIASHEDLSSDSSAHSKNKQSVGFYEIKKGDFSIKFTNWGATIVSVILPDKNGKLADVVLGYDKISTYKNDSTYFGATVGRVANRIGGAKFTLDGKTYKLSANEGKNTLHGGVRGFSDVIWKVMKHVPDGKTPYITFTYHSSDGEQGFPGDVKVSITYMILGESKLNVIMKAKAVDKATPINLAQHAYWNLGGHNSGDILSNTIQIFGSNITPVDKQLIPTGKIESVKGTPYDLTEPTAIGSKIHQLESGGYDINYALDNKETTGGLKKAAIVHDSKSGRVLELWTNQPGLQFYTANGVQNIKGKDGAVYNKYAAICLETQGFPDSVNHPNFPSQIVYPGKTYIHFMVFKFSTK